The genome window TTCCTGATTGGCCAGCTTTCGAGAAAGAGTAGAGATAAGTGCTTCGATCGTACCTGTCGCTGTTAAAATGCCAAAAGTGCCGCCGATAATGAGGACGAAGAAAATGATGGATGACGCTTCTACCATCCCGGTGTGAATCGAACCAATGATGCCCATCAAGCTGACGGGAGTGGATTCGATTCCTTTGTAGGTATCGGGCACGACGACGCTTCGCCCATTGACCTCTGTCCGGGTAAACTCTCCAGCCGGCAGAATATACGTGGCTATCGAAGCGACGAGCAGTACCAGCAGGAGCAGCACAAACACGTTGATTTCCTTGGGCTTCTTATTCAGTGGCGTGTTCACGGAAACAGCAGGCTGTGACATGACAATATTCGACCCCCTTTTTCAAAATATTTCGTCTCCAAAATCGTAACACACTCGATTCAAGCCATCTAATTAAGAATGCCTATGGTAACTATTGACCCTTTCAATCATTTCGTTTTTTTCAAACAATAAAAAAGGCAGATTCCTCTGCAAAGGATCTGCCTCTACCCGACACTTCTATTTTTCTAACTGACCAAGTCCCGCCTCCGGCCACCCTTGAATAACCAGCTCCGCAAAGGAACGGATCGTCGTCTCATCCGAGCGGTCCTTCAGAAAGATGAGGTTGGTATCCAATCGCTGCTCCAGCTGATGCAGCGGGACGAGGGCTCCGGAATCCAGCTCATCCTTGATCAAATTGGCACTGATGAGGGCTACTCCCGTATGATTTAAAGCAGCAATCTTGATCGCTTCCTCACTGCTGCTCTCGATTGCTGCCGCAGGATGATAATTCAGTTCCGTGATGGACTGGCTGTGGAGACCATCGAGATTGTAGCTCTCTTTATAGATAAACGGGTAATGCTCCATGATGTAATCACGCTCATGCTTTTCGTAAATCTCCCGCGACGTAACCACCAGCAATTTTTCCTTTTCCAGCAGCCTGCTCTCGATTTCCTGTTTTCCGCTATCCCCAGCGATAATCCCGATGTCTGCTTCATTTGCCGTAATCATATTCACTGCATCGGCGCTGTTGCAAGAAACGAGCTTCAGCTTGACCTGCGGATGATGATGAACGTACATGCGGATCAGCTGGGACAAACAATGTGTCCAGTAGTACTCCGGTGCAGCGACCACCAGCGTACCATAAGGCCCGTCCAAGAGCTTGATCGCTTTGTCCATCTGAGAGACCACGGCAAACAGCTTGTCCACATGCTCCTTCATCATTTTGCCCGCAGGGGTGAGAAACGTCTTTTTCCCGACCCGATTAAACAAAGCATGGCCAATTTCTTTTTCCAGCGTCTGTATTTGCAGCGTGATCGTAGGCTGTGTATATCCGAGCAGTTCGGCAGCTTTGGTTAAATTGAGCTGGTCTGCCACTACCTGAAATGTTTTTAACGTACGAAGCTCCATCCCGCTCCCCCCAAGCACGTAAGTTCTCTAAGAATTCAATGGTTACTATTGAATACGCTAATTTCATTATTATTTTATTCTATGCTAAAGTCAAAGCCAGATCATGTAGACCAGATAGAGAGAGGGGAATTTAGCATGTTTCCATTCAGAGTGATCGACCAGGAAAGCGTAAAGAAGCTGCTCGATATGAAGCACGTGATCGAGCTGGTAGAACGCGCTTATACGTTGAAGGAACAAAAAGAGGCTTCATTGTTTCCCATGGTGTTTCATGAATTTGCTCCTGGGAAAGCGGATATGGACATCAAGTCCGGTCATTTGACGGGGGCTCATATTTTCGGTTTGAAGCTGGTTTCGTGGTTTGGGGACAATCCTGCGAAAGATCTTCCGGCTCTCGTCGGCTTTGTCTTGGTGCTGGACAGCCAAACAGGGGTACCCAAAGGCATGATGAGTGGCGAGCCTGTGACACTGATGCGCACAGGTGCTGCGGGGGGAATCGGGGCGAAATATTTCGCCAGACCGGAATCGGAGCATCTCCTTTTGGTAGGCTGCGGGCATTTGGCTGCCTACGAAATCATGGCGACTCTCATCACCATGAAGAACATCAAAAAAGTAACGGTCTACAATGCGAACTCCTATGAAAAAGCCGCAAACTTTTGTGCCACGGCAAAAGAAAGGCTCCATGAGATGTTTCTTACGCACTATCGGGATGACCGGGAGCTCTACCAGACCTTGCTGGATCGTATCGAGATTGAGTACGCGGCGACAGACGACATACGAGGGGCGACTGGGGAAGCAGACATCATCATCACTGCCACCCCATCGCACAAGCCGCTCATCATGAAAGAATGGGTCAAACCCGGCACTCATTTCTCCTGCATCGGCGCGGATATGGCAGGAAAACAGGAAATTGATGAGAATCTGTTTACAACCGCTCGCGTCTTCGTGGATGACGTAACGCAGGCCATCAACGTCGGTGAAACCAAAGTAGCCGTCCAAAAAGGTCTGATCTCCAAAGAGGATATTGTCGCTGAAATCGGAAGTGTCATTCTGGGCCGAACGCCAGGCCGCCTGTCCGATCAAGACATCACTATCTACGACAGTA of Brevibacillus choshinensis contains these proteins:
- a CDS encoding LysR family transcriptional regulator; amino-acid sequence: MELRTLKTFQVVADQLNLTKAAELLGYTQPTITLQIQTLEKEIGHALFNRVGKKTFLTPAGKMMKEHVDKLFAVVSQMDKAIKLLDGPYGTLVVAAPEYYWTHCLSQLIRMYVHHHPQVKLKLVSCNSADAVNMITANEADIGIIAGDSGKQEIESRLLEKEKLLVVTSREIYEKHERDYIMEHYPFIYKESYNLDGLHSQSITELNYHPAAAIESSSEEAIKIAALNHTGVALISANLIKDELDSGALVPLHQLEQRLDTNLIFLKDRSDETTIRSFAELVIQGWPEAGLGQLEK
- a CDS encoding ornithine cyclodeaminase family protein, whose translation is MFPFRVIDQESVKKLLDMKHVIELVERAYTLKEQKEASLFPMVFHEFAPGKADMDIKSGHLTGAHIFGLKLVSWFGDNPAKDLPALVGFVLVLDSQTGVPKGMMSGEPVTLMRTGAAGGIGAKYFARPESEHLLLVGCGHLAAYEIMATLITMKNIKKVTVYNANSYEKAANFCATAKERLHEMFLTHYRDDRELYQTLLDRIEIEYAATDDIRGATGEADIIITATPSHKPLIMKEWVKPGTHFSCIGADMAGKQEIDENLFTTARVFVDDVTQAINVGETKVAVQKGLISKEDIVAEIGSVILGRTPGRLSDQDITIYDSTGIALQDLITADYILKKAEEKGIGTVAQL